The window ATTATTTTTATCACCTCATGATGGTGTAACAGGAATTAATACAGGTTATCAAGATTTAAATAAAAAAACATCAGGATTACAACGTTCTGAACTTATTATTATTGCAGCTAGGCCTTCAATGGGAAAAACAACATTTGCAATGAATCTATGTGAGAATGCCGCCATGCTTTATGATAAACCTGTATTAATATTTAGTTTAGAAATGCCTGGAGAACAAATTATGATGCGCATGTTGGCATCTTTATCTAGAGTCAATCAAGCGCGAATTCGCACTGGACAATTAAATGATGAAGATTGGGCTCGTATATCTGGTACCATTAACATACTTTTGAAAAAAAAGAATATCTACATTGATGATTCTTCAGCACTAACTCCTAGTGAAGTCCGTTCAAGAGCACGTCGTATTTATCGTGAAAATAATGGATTAACTTTAATTATGGTAGATTATTTACAATTAATGAGAGTGCCTTCTTTATCTGAAAATCGTACACTTGAAATTGCGGAAATATCTAGAACATTAAAAGCATTGGCTAAAGAACTGCAAGTTCCAGTAATAGCACTATCACAACTTAATCGGTCTTTAGAACAGAGATCTGATAAAAGACCAGTAAATTCAGACTTACGTGAATCAGGATCTTTAGAACAAGATGCAGATTTAATAATGTTTATATACCGCGATGAAATTTATAATGAAAATAGTGATCTTAAAGGAATAGCAGAAATTATAATAGGAAAGCAGAGGAATGGACCTATTGGGACAGTATGTTTAACTTTTAATGGACATTGGTCTAGATTTGATAACTATTCTGGTCATAAATACGATTAAATGTTAATATTCTTTTAAAATTTTCAAATAATTTAAAAATAAAATGTAAATTATAATTATCAAAAAATATTTTTTTAATTATTTAATAATAAAAAATTAATTCTTTTTTAGATAGATCATTTAAATATTAAAAACTATTCAATTTTATAAAAAAAAATTTTATAAAAATAAGTTTATCAATATATTTTAAAAAAATAATTAAAATAATATTATTTTAGATCTAAATATATAAATGTTTTACTGATTTTACTTAACTGAAAAAATTATTATCTACTCATAAAAAATCATTCAATTACTAAGATAAAATACATGTACAAAAAAACAAATTTAAAAATCGGAATATTAATGGATTCTATTGAATCGATTAATATTAAAAAAGATTCAAGTTTTGCTATTTTGCTGGAGTCTCAAAAAAGAAATCATGCCATTTACTATATGGAAATGAATGATATTTTTTTAAAAAAAGGACATCCATATGCAAGAACTCGTTTAATAAAATTAAAAAAAAATATAAAAAAATGGCATGAATTCATTAAAGAAGAAAATATTCCTTTAAGCGAATTAGATGTGATTTTAATGCGGAAAGATCCTCCATTTGATACTGAATTTATTTATGCAACATATATTCTAGAACGTGCAGAAGAAACAGGTGTTTTAATAATAAATAAACCTCAAAGTTTACGAGATTGTAATGAAAAAATGTTCATATCATGGTTTTCTGATTTAACTCCTGATACTTTAGTTACAAGAAATGTTTTTGAAATACATAAATTTTGGAAAAAACATCAAGACATTATAATAAAACCATTAGATAAAATGGGAGGAGCTAGTATCTTTCGCATCAAAAAACATGATCCTAACTTTTCAGTTATTATTGAAACAATGACAAAATATGGAAAAAAATATTGCATGATTCAAAATTATTTACCAGAAATAAAATTTGGTGATAAAAGAATTTTAATTGTTAATGGAAAACCCATTCCTTGGTGTGTAGCTAGAATTGCACCAACTGGAGAAACAAGAGCTAATTTAGCACTAGGAGGAAAAGGAAAAATACAGTCATTAAGTGAAATGGACTGGAAAATAGCAAATTATTTATCTCCTATCTTGAAAAAAAAAGGGTTAATTTTTGTTGGATTAGATGTAATAGGTAATAAACTAACAGAAATTAATGTTACAAGTCCAACGTGTATTTGTGAAATTGAATCAGCAAAAAATATTTCTATTACTGGAATGTTGTTAGATTATATTGAAAAAAAAATATTACATTAGAGATCATAAAATGATAGCACTTGCATTTGATTTTGGCATAAAAAAAATTGGAGTAGCTGTAGGAGAAAGTATAACTAAAAAAGGAAGACCTTTAAACGTTTTAAAAGCTCAAAATGGTGATCCAAATTGGAATATTCTAAATAATTTAATTCAATATTGGCAACCTAAATTCATAATAGTAGGTCTGCCATTAAATATAAATGGAACCAAACAAAACATGACTAATAAGTCAGAAAAGTTTGCTAATTTATTGAAATGTAATTTTAATGTTACTGTACAAATGCATGACGAACGTTTGACTACTGTGGAAGCGAAATCAATAATATTTAAAAGAGATGGTTTTAAAGGATTAAAAACAGAAAAAATTCATTCTTTTGCTGCTACAATTATATTAGAAAGTTGGTTTAGTCAAAATTTTTTTTAAAATATAGTCATTTAAAAAAATATTTATAAGAGAATAATATGAAAAAAATTTGTTGCAATTATCAATTTATAAAAAAAAAAATACAAGATATTATCAAGGATAATAATCTTCCGTTAAAAAAAATAAAAATAATAGCCGTAAGTAAAAATCAAAATATTAATACTATTGAACAAGCAATATTATCAGGAATTAATAATTTCGGAGAAAATTATCTGCAAGAAAGCATTTTTAAAATAAAAAAATTACAGCAATATAAACATATTAAATGGCATTTTATTGGGAAAATACAGTCTAATAAAACTAAAAAAATTGCGCAAAATTTTTCTTGGTGTCAAACAATTGATCGAGAAAAAATAGCTATCCTATTAAATAAATTTAGACCAAAAAATTTGCTTCCAATAAATGTATTAATACAAATTAACTATGATAAAAAATCAACAAAAAATGATATTGATACAGATCAATTTCAAAAACTAGCAAAAATAATTTCTTTAATGCCTAACTTAAATTTAAGAGGAATTATGGCAATGCCTTTAATGAAAAACAATATCATTGCAAATAATCTTCAATATGAAAAAATAAAAATTATATTTAATCAATTAAAAAGAAAATATTCTTCCGTTGATACTTTATCATTGGGCACTAGTCTTGATATAAAAGAATCATTATTCGCTACAAGTAACATGATAAGAATTGGACGTGATATTTTTAATAGATAAATATTTATTTTTTTTTAAATTTAATCTAAAAAAGATGAAATTAATATTATGTTTAAATTGCCTTCCATTAGTCTATATATTCATATTCCTTGGTGTTTAAAAAAATGTGGATATTGTGATTTTTATTCATATGTTAGCAAAGACAGTATTCCCGAAAAAAAATATATCGAACATTTATTGAAAGATTTTGAAAAAGATTTACATTTAATTAATGATAGAAAGATAAGTACTATTTTTATTGGAGGTGGAACACCTAGTTTATTGCAGAGCAACTCTATAAAAAAACTAATACATGGTATAAAAATAAGAAACATGATTTCTAAAAATGCAGAAATCAGCATAGAAGCTAATCCTAAAACTTTAGAATATCAACGTTTTATGCATTATAAAGATGCTGGTGTTAATCGTTTTTCTCTAGGTGTCCAAACGTTTAATTCAAATTTATTAAAAAAAATAGAACGTACATATACTTCAAAAGAAGTAATAAGTGCAGTTATAGAATCAAAGAAAGTTAATGATAATTTAAATTTAGATTTAATTTATGGTTTACCTGATCAATCACTAGAAGATGCATTATTAGATTTACAATATGCTATTAAATATAATCCATCCCATATATCATGGTATCAACTAACTATAGAACCTAACACCTCATTTTATGCAAAAAAAATAAAATTGCCTCATGAAAACATAATATTTAACATGTTAATTGAAGGAGATAAATTATTAGAAAAATCAGGATACAAAAAATATGAAATATCTTCATATTCAAAACTCAATTATCAATGTCAACATAATCTTAATTATTGGAATTTTGGTGATTATATAGGGATAGGTTGCGGCGCTCATGGAAAAATCACTCAAAAAAATGGGAAAATTATTCGAACTATTAAAAACAAAAATATAAATGATTTTTTAAGTGGAAATTACCTTAATTCTATATTTACGGTATCTAAAAGAGATAAAATATTTGAATATTTTATGAACGTTTTTAGACTTTATCAACCAGTTTACAAGAAACATTTTCGAGAACAAACTAATTTAAATGAAAGTTTAATAAAAAAAAATATTCAAATAGCAATACAAGAAGGATTTTTAATTAATGAACTCGATTTTTGGCATACAACAAAAAAAGGGAAAAATTTTTTAAATTTGCTATTAGAAATATTTTTAAACTAGACCTATAAGTCTATTGTTTCAATTGAAACATTAAATCAAAAATTTTATTACCTTGCAGGTATCCTTTTTGTTCAAATTTAGTTACAATACGTGAAATAGGACGTGTAATAAAATTATTTTCTTTAGATAAATTTTTGTAATTTTTAATATTTTTGATTTCATTTAGTATGTAGAAAGCATATGATTCTGAATCAGTAGCAATATGTAATATACCATTTATTATTAATTTTTTCGCAATTATTTTTAAAAAATCATTTTTTAAAAGCCTTCTCTTATGATGGCGTTTTTTATGCCAAGGGTCTGGAAAAAAAATTTGTATAGTCGATAAAGTATGGTCTAAAATCATATTATGCATAACTTCAATTGCATCATAATAAATAATCCTTAAATTTTGAATCTTATAAGCAGATGCAAAATTTAAACAAGACCCTATTCCTGATTTATAAACCTCTATTCCTAAAAAGTTCTTATTAGGAAAATTTATCGCATCTTTCACTAAAGACTCTCCTGATCCAAAACCAATTTCTAATACAACTGGAGCATAACAATTAAATATAGATGATAAATTTAATGGTCTTAATTGAAAATCAATACCAATAAAAGGCCAATATTTTTGAATTGCACTTAATTGAGCTCTAGTAATACGACCTTTTCTGGACACAAAACTACGGATTTGACGTAAAAAGATACCATTAGGATTATGCCTTGGAGTCAGAATATTATCTTTCATATTTTATTTAGCATCTTATTTAAAATTGATTAAAATATTTTATCTAAAAAATATTTTTGTATTAATATTTTTTTTAAAATACACTTATAATTTTTTGTAAAAAATGGTTTATATTATAATGACAAAATATATTTTTTCACAATTAGTTTTAAACTGGTACCATAAACATGGTAGAAAAGATTTGCCATGGCAAAAAAATAAAACGTTGTATATAGTCTGGATATCTGAAATAATGTTACAGCAAACAACAGTAAAATCCGTCATTCCTTATTTTAAAAAGTTTATGTTAAACTTTCCAAATATAAAATCTTTGAGCGATAGTAAATTAGATGATATTTTATATATATGGAGCGGTCTGGGCTATTATAGAAGAGCTCAAAATATTTATAAATCCGCACAAATAATTACAGAAAAATATAAAGGAATCTTTCCTAATCAATTTTTAGATATTATCAAATTGCCTGGCATAGGAAGATCTACAGCGGGAGCTATTTTATCTTTATCGTTAAATTTTTATTATCCTATTTTAGATGGGAATGTAAAAAGAATTTTAATTCGTTATTATGGAATAACAAGATTTTTAAAAGACAAAAAAACAGAAAAAATATTATGGAATATAACTGAATCAGTTACACCAATACATAACACCGGCAAATTTAATCAGGGAATGATGGATATAGGTTCATCAATTTGCACGTTTAAAAAACCCAAATGTATAATTTGTCCATTAAATAAGGAATGCATTGCTAAAATAACACAAAAATGGGAAAAATACCCTTTAAAAAATATAAAAAAAATATATCCTGAAAAAATCGCTTGGTTTATTATTATCAAATATAAAAATAGTATTTTGCTAAAAAAAAATATAGAACAAGAAATTTGGAAAAATTTATTTTGTTTTCCAAAATTTAATAACAAAAAAACAGCTTTGAATTGGTTAAAAGAAAAAGAAATAAATATAAATAAATATAAAAATATGATATCATTTTTTCATAAATTTAGTCATTTTATTTTACATATTCATCCAATTTTAATTACAATACCCTATATTCCGGAATTTTTAAAAACAAATGAAAAAAATATTTGGTACAACTTTAAAAATCCTCAACGTATAGGATTACCTCGACCAATCGAGAAAATACTTGAATCCTTGAAAAAAGATATTTTTTAAAAAAGGAATATTAAAATAATGAAACGTATCATTTTTTGTATGTTTTTAAAAAAAAAATCTATTGGTCAAGATTTTCAATCTTATCCAGGTGAATTAGGTGAAAAAATATATAATCATATCTCAAAAAAAGCATGGAAAAAATGGCTGGAGAAACAGACTATTTTAATTAATGAAAAAAATCTTAATATGTTAATATTAGAAGACCGTAAAAAACTTGAAGAGTATATGAAAGCATTTTTATTCAAAAATAAAAATATTATATAGTAACAATTTACGTAAAATTTTAAATATTTAAAATTTTTTTCTAATATCTATTACTCACTTTATAAAAAAATTCGAACAGTGCTTATACTTGATTCTGGAGTCGGCGGACTATCTGTCTTAAAAAATATAAAAAAAAATCTACCAAAAATTAATTATGTTTATATGCTAGATAATGAAGCGTTTCCCTATGGAAATAAAACGGAATGGTTTATACTTCAAAGAAGTATAAAAATAATCAATACAATAAAAAAAATTTATCCTATTACTATAGTTGTTATTGCTTGTAATACAGTAAGTACTGTAGCTCTGTCTATTTTAAGAAATAAATTTAACTTGCCCATTATTGGGATATTTCCTGCTATAGAAACTGCGGAAAAGATTACTAAAAATAAAATTATTGGTTTAATAGCTACTCAAGCAACAATTAATTCTTTTTACACCAAAAACAAAATACAAAAAAATTCTTCTAATACTATAAAAATAATAAGTACAAATAAATTAGCTTTAATAGCTGAAAAAAAAATTCGGGGTACTACAGTTTCACAAATACAATTGAAAAATATTTTTAAACCATGGATAAATCTTTCAATATGTCCAGATACTGTTATCTTAGGTTGTACTCATTTCTCGTTATTAAGAGAAGAAATAAAAAAAATACTATGTGTAAAATCATCAATTTATTTTATTGATTCGATAAACATAATTACATATCAAGTTAAAAATTATCTCAATCAATCTGAAATTAAGTTAAATATAAAGAAAAATATTTTTTTATATTCAAAAAAGAATGATAATTTTAAAAAATTATTAGTTTTTTTAAAAAAATATCAATTTGAAATAATTGAATATATTAATTTAAATTAAAATCTTTAAAAAATAGTTTCTTATATTTTTTTAAAACATAATCTAATAATTTTTTCAATAATATTACTTTTTCTAAATCATTAGAATATTTTTTTAATAAGGATTGAATTTTTTTTTGATATTCTTCTAAAAATCTTGAATTGAAAAAATGTATGCAATGTTTTAACCACATTTCTTTTTCATCTTTATCTAGCGTGTTAAAAAAATTACGAGCACGATAACGAAAAAATATATTTTTTAAACGAGAGTCATGGAAATCAAAATTAGTATTTTTTAAAAAAACTGGTTCAGTATTCCTTATAATTTTTATAATTTTTTTATCATGCGTATCAAAAAAAGAACTGTATATTTCTAAATCAACATTAAAATTTTTTTTAAAAACTTTTTCCCTAGAAAAAATAACTTGAATATTTTTAATAAAAAAATCATTTTCTCTTATTAAATCAACATTTTTATAAAAAAAAGAAGTCTCAATATTTAATCGAATATAATCTTGTTCTCGCATTGTTTTAATTGGTGCTAATATAGGACAACGATTCAAGTACAAAAAAACTATTCCTAAATTAAATAAATTTTTAATAAAAATATCATCAAAAGATATTTTTTTACAAATATGTATTAATTCTCTAACATCTTTAAATAAATCAACCGCAATGACTATATTGCTATTATTTTTATCCCATAGTATGGGAAGTATAAAACTCATATTATGACGAATAGCACCAAAATGACTAGAAATATAAATTATTGGTTGAAATTTTTTTAAGTCAATCAATTTACATATATGATTTTTTTTCCTTATTTTAAAGAAAAAATTAAAAAGTCTAGGTTGTTTTTTCTTAATAAGTTTTGCTATTTCAATGGTTGCATATACATCTGAAAGAGCATCATGTGCATTTAAATGTGCAATTTTATTTATTTCTGTTAAATCAGATAGTTTAAAACTTGGTAAACCTGATTTATTTTTAGGCCATTTTATACCACTAGGTCGCAATACATAACATGCTCGCAGTAGATTTAATAGATCCCAACGAGAATTTCCATTTTTCCAGCTCCATTCATAAGGATCAAAAAAATTCCTATAAAATATATTTCTTGTGATTTCATCATCAAAATTAATATTATTATAACCAAGAATACAAGTGTTAGATTCTATTAAAATATTATATATTTTTTTAGAAAAATTATATTCATTAGTTCCATTTTTTTCTGTATATTGAGGGGTAATATGAGTAATTAAAACAGATTGAGGATCGGGTAAATAATCATCTGGAGGAAAACAATAAAAATACCGCGGTTTATCTATTACGTTTAAATTCATATCTGTTCTAACACATGCAAATTGAGCAGGTTTATCTAAAGCTGGATGTATACCAAAAGTTTCATAATCATAAAACAAAAAAGTAGGCATATTTTTTTTAAATTGCATCATTTTCTAATTTTAATAAAATAATTAAATAAAATGTTAAACTTTCAAAAAATTAAATCAACCAATAAAAATTGAATGAAAATATAAAAAGGCTTCTTAATATGTCAGATACAAAAAAATCGTTTAAAAATGTATTAGAATTTGTACATAAATTTAGAAGAAAAAATAAAATTAAAAGAGAAATAAGTGATATTGAAAAAAAAATAAGAGATAACCAAAAAAGAATATTACTATTAGATAATCTTAGCCAATATATTACTTCAGACATGAATTATGAAGAAATTAAGAAGATAATTTTCATGATGAAAAGTGATTATGAAGATAGAATAGATGATTATATTGTTAAAAACGCAGAATTATCTCAAGAAAAAAGAAATTTGTCAAAAGAATTAAAATTAATTATTAATTAGAAATATTTTTCTCCTCCGACTGGATTCGAACCAGTGACATACGGATTAACAGTCCGCCGTTCTACCAACTGAACTACAGAGGAAAATAAGAATATATATATCAAAATTTTTTATATTTGTCAAATATATATAAAAAAATATTTAAAAAAATATAAAAATTTTAAAAGAGTTCTAGATTATTAGAAAAAATTGATTTATAGTATGAGGGTAAGAAAAATGGCCCTTTAGCTCAGTGGTAAGAGCAGGCGACTCATAATCGCTTGGTCGCTGGTTCAAATCCAGCAAGGGCCATCAAGAAAAAATAAAATTAACTTTTTCTCTATATTTTATCTAATAAAAATAAAATCATGCTTAATTTTTAATATTAATTCAAGTGATTAATATGTGAAATTCTATTCTAAATTTTTACAATTAATTAGGATTTAATTTTTATGGACTGGAAAAAAGAATTTATTGATTTTTCATTTAAAAAACAAGCATTAAAATTTGGAATTTTTAAACTAAAATCAGGACGAACTAGCCCTTATTTTTTTAATTCAGGCTTACTATCTACAGGCACAGACATTATTAAAATCGGTTTATTTTATGCTCATTCTATAGTAGATTCAAAAATAGAATTTGACATGTTATTTGGTCCAGCATATAAAGGTATTCCTATAGCTGTAGCTACTTCTATAGCGTTAAAAAGTCACTATAATTTAAATATACCATATTCTTTTAATAGAAAAGAAAAAAAAACATACGGAGAAAAAGGAGATTTAATTGGAGAGAAAATAAATAAAAAAAGAATTATTATTTTAGATGATGTAATCACATCAGGAACTGCAATACATAATTCAATTGAAATTATTGAAAAAAAAGGAGCAAAAATTTCTTCTGTATTTGTACTTTTAGATCGTAAAGAAAAAGGAAAAAGAAATTTATATACCATTAATCATCTCACAAATAAAAAAAGTTATAAAATTACTTCCATAATAACCATTGAAGATTTAATATCTTATTTACTAGAAGATAAAAAATTAAAAAAACATATACCTGAATTAATAAAATATCGTGAAAAATATGGAATTTAAAAATGTTTTTTCTTAGATAAGACCAGAGTGACCAAAACCTTTTTCTGAACGGAAAGTTTTATTAAATTCTTTTACCAAAGAAAAACATGGTCGAATAATTGGAATAAATATTATTTGTGCCACTCTATCATTTGGATTTATATAAAAATCTTTATTGCTACGATTCCAGAGTGATATCATTAATTGACCTTGATAATCAGAATCAATTAAACCAACTAAATTACCTAAAACAATACCTTTTTTATGACCTAGTCCAGATCTAGGTAAAATTAATGCTGTAATATTAGGATCTGCAATATATATTGCCAATCCAGTTGGCACTAAAATAGTTTTTTGAGACTGCAATTTAATTTTTTTTTCTAAACAAGCTCTGAGATCTAGTCCAGACGATCCTGATGTCGCATATGAAGGCAAAGAAAAATTTTTCTTTATACGTGAATCTAAAATTTTTATTTCAATATTGTTCATAATAAAATTATATATTTTTTGAAAGATGAATGTTAAACGAAAAATTATAATACAGATACACAAAAACCAGAATTGATAAAAGAAGAACGAGAAGATAATGAATAACTTAAATTCTCACCCGTCCATGTTTTGACTTTTCCACCAGCAGCAGTAACAATGGCATGACCAGCAGCAGTATCCCATATATGAGTATTCCCAAATCGCGGATAAATTTGAGCAGTTCCTTCTGCTATTAAGCAGAATTTTAATGACGAACCTAATTTTTTTAACTTATAGTTTTTTATGTCTTTTAAGTAATTTTTTAATTCTTTATCAGAATGGGACCGACTAGTAATTAATAATGGAATTTTTGATTGAGAAACATTAATTTTTTCTTTTAAACCTAATCGTCTTTCTTTCCAAGCATGATTCGAAAATGAAGAATATAAAATATCAAAAAAAGGAGCATATATTACTCCTAGAACAGGAGATCCATTTTTAATTAAACTAATATTTACTGTAAATTCACCATTTTTTTTTAAAAATTCTTTAGTTCCATCTAAGGGATCAATTAACCAGTAATTTTTCCAATGACGACAAATTTTAAAATCATATGATTCTTCTTCAGAAATGATTGGAAATTCGGGAGAAATAGATAGAAGGCCTCTTTTAATTATATTATTAACTGTATAATCAACATTGGTTATAGGAGTATCATCTACTTTATAAGAAACGTTTATAAATTTTTCAGAATTGTAAAAATTCATAATACAACTACCGGCACGACGTGCCAATTCACAAATTTTATCTAACATTTTACGCCATATTTTTAAAGGTATTAGAAAAAAAAATTAATTAAATTAATTTTTTGAAATTATATTAACTATAAAATTAATAGAAACTTTGACATGTGGTTGAAAAATAACTACGTGCTCACCAACTTGACGAAGCAAACCGTTAGGCAATCGAATTTCTTTTTTATTGATTTTTATACCTAACAATGTAATTTCTTTAATAATATCTCTAACACCTACGGAACCAAATATCTTACCTTCTTTTCCAACTTTAGATGAAATAGTTATAGAACTTATTTTTTTTAATTTTTCAGCCCTGGATTCAGCTATAAGAAATTTACTAATATTTTCTTGTTCTAAAGCGAGACGTTGAGCTTCAAAAGATTCAATATTTTTTTTATTAGCTACAATAGCTTTTCCTTTTGGAATTAAAAAATTTCTTGCATAACCAGATTTTACATTTATAACTGAACCTGAATCACCTAATTTTTGAATTTTAGATAAAAGTATAACTTCCATAATTTATTATTCTCCTTTTTTTTATAATATAAAAATTAAATTATTTTAACGATGTTGATCAGTATATGGTAATAAAGCAAGATAACGTGCTCGTTTAATAGCTCTAGATAATTGTCTTTGATATTTTGCTCTAGTACCAGTAATTCGACTCGGAACGATTTTGCCACTTTCTGTGATATAATTTTTTAAAATAGCGATGTCTTTATAATCTATTTCTTGAATACCTTCTGCAGTAAATCGACAAAATTTTCTACGACGAAAGTAACGTGCCATTTTTTTCTCCAAAAATCATTACAAATGATAAAATTTTTTATATGATTTTTTTATAAAATATATTACAAAGTTCAAGTTTAATTAAGAATTTTTTTTAAACATAGTAGAATATACTAAACTATTTTTTTTCTTTTTTATCATCTTTTAATTTTAAAATAGGAGATGATTCAACTATTGCTTTTTTCATAGACATAATCATATTGCGAAGGATTGTATTATCAAAACGGAATTCTGTTGCTAGAAGAGTTATGGTTTTAGGAAAGACTTCTATGTTCATTAAAATATAATGTGCTTTTTGCAATTTATTTATTGAATACGATAATTGACGTCTACCCCAATCTTCTAAACGGTGTATGATTCCGCCGTCATTGCTGATAATTTTTTTATATTTTTCAAGTAATAATGATATTTTTTCGCTATGATCAGGATGAACCATAAATATTATTTCATAATGACGCATTACGATGCTCCTTCTGGTTTATTTAGCTTCCTTACAAGATAATTTTATAAATATTTTTTAAGGAAGCAAGGAACTTTTATAAATATTAAAAATAATTAATCTATATAGTAATTTACTTATTTAAAAAAATCAATACTATTTCATAGTTTTAAAAACAAAAATTATTAGGATTTATACAAAGATAATTCTATTTTCCTTTCGTGTAAATTAACAGAAATTACTTTAACTTGTAAAGTATCGCCAAGACAATAAATATTCTTGCTAGATCTGCCAATCAATTTAAGTTTTAAGGAATCAAAATAATAATAGTCATCATCTAAAGAAGCTATATGAACTAACCCATCAATAAAGAATTGATTTAAACGAACAAAAAAACCAAATGAAGTCACATTAGAAATAACACCATTTAATATATGACCAATCTTTTTATGCATAAAATCACATTTTAACCAATCAACTACATCTCTATTTGCCTCATCTGCACGTCTTTCAGTTATAGAACAATGTGCTCCTATTTTTTTCATTTCACTTGTACTATATAAGTAAGAACCATCGAAATTATAATGACCGATAGATATGTTTTCATTTTTCACTAATAAATATTTTATAACTCTATGTAATATCAAATCAGGATAACGTCTAATAGGTGAAGTAAAATGAACATAACTGGACAAAGATAAACCAAAATGACCACGATTATCTGGAGAATATACAGCTTGTTTCATAGAACGTAATAACATTGTTTGAATCATTTCATATTCAGGACGGTCAGAAACATGTTTTAATAAATTTGAATAATGAGTAGATTCTGGAATATCTCCTCCTGATAATGTTAATCCTAATTCATTTAAAAATA is drawn from Buchnera aphidicola (Macrosiphum gaurae) and contains these coding sequences:
- the hemW gene encoding radical SAM family heme chaperone HemW gives rise to the protein MFKLPSISLYIHIPWCLKKCGYCDFYSYVSKDSIPEKKYIEHLLKDFEKDLHLINDRKISTIFIGGGTPSLLQSNSIKKLIHGIKIRNMISKNAEISIEANPKTLEYQRFMHYKDAGVNRFSLGVQTFNSNLLKKIERTYTSKEVISAVIESKKVNDNLNLDLIYGLPDQSLEDALLDLQYAIKYNPSHISWYQLTIEPNTSFYAKKIKLPHENIIFNMLIEGDKLLEKSGYKKYEISSYSKLNYQCQHNLNYWNFGDYIGIGCGAHGKITQKNGKIIRTIKNKNINDFLSGNYLNSIFTVSKRDKIFEYFMNVFRLYQPVYKKHFREQTNLNESLIKKNIQIAIQEGFLINELDFWHTTKKGKNFLNLLLEIFLN
- the gshB gene encoding glutathione synthase, encoding MYKKTNLKIGILMDSIESINIKKDSSFAILLESQKRNHAIYYMEMNDIFLKKGHPYARTRLIKLKKNIKKWHEFIKEENIPLSELDVILMRKDPPFDTEFIYATYILERAEETGVLIINKPQSLRDCNEKMFISWFSDLTPDTLVTRNVFEIHKFWKKHQDIIIKPLDKMGGASIFRIKKHDPNFSVIIETMTKYGKKYCMIQNYLPEIKFGDKRILIVNGKPIPWCVARIAPTGETRANLALGGKGKIQSLSEMDWKIANYLSPILKKKGLIFVGLDVIGNKLTEINVTSPTCICEIESAKNISITGMLLDYIEKKILH
- the dnaB gene encoding replicative DNA helicase; translated protein: MVYAINMAKNKLYLNQINRLKIPPHSLEAEQSVLGGLMLDNEQWDSVSEHVVADDFFSKPHRLIFQEMQKLLDLGYPIDLITLSESLEQKGKLESVGRFSYLAELSKNTPSTANITAYADIVRERAIVREMILVANKIANAGYDTQGRKSEELLDYAESSVFKIAEKRFKKDSGPKNVEQILDETVASIEKLFLSPHDGVTGINTGYQDLNKKTSGLQRSELIIIAARPSMGKTTFAMNLCENAAMLYDKPVLIFSLEMPGEQIMMRMLASLSRVNQARIRTGQLNDEDWARISGTINILLKKKNIYIDDSSALTPSEVRSRARRIYRENNGLTLIMVDYLQLMRVPSLSENRTLEIAEISRTLKALAKELQVPVIALSQLNRSLEQRSDKRPVNSDLRESGSLEQDADLIMFIYRDEIYNENSDLKGIAEIIIGKQRNGPIGTVCLTFNGHWSRFDNYSGHKYD
- a CDS encoding YggS family pyridoxal phosphate-dependent enzyme produces the protein MKKICCNYQFIKKKIQDIIKDNNLPLKKIKIIAVSKNQNINTIEQAILSGINNFGENYLQESIFKIKKLQQYKHIKWHFIGKIQSNKTKKIAQNFSWCQTIDREKIAILLNKFRPKNLLPINVLIQINYDKKSTKNDIDTDQFQKLAKIISLMPNLNLRGIMAMPLMKNNIIANNLQYEKIKIIFNQLKRKYSSVDTLSLGTSLDIKESLFATSNMIRIGRDIFNR
- the trmB gene encoding tRNA (guanosine(46)-N7)-methyltransferase TrmB, encoding MKDNILTPRHNPNGIFLRQIRSFVSRKGRITRAQLSAIQKYWPFIGIDFQLRPLNLSSIFNCYAPVVLEIGFGSGESLVKDAINFPNKNFLGIEVYKSGIGSCLNFASAYKIQNLRIIYYDAIEVMHNMILDHTLSTIQIFFPDPWHKKRHHKRRLLKNDFLKIIAKKLIINGILHIATDSESYAFYILNEIKNIKNYKNLSKENNFITRPISRIVTKFEQKGYLQGNKIFDLMFQLKQ
- the ruvX gene encoding Holliday junction resolvase RuvX; this encodes MIALAFDFGIKKIGVAVGESITKKGRPLNVLKAQNGDPNWNILNNLIQYWQPKFIIVGLPLNINGTKQNMTNKSEKFANLLKCNFNVTVQMHDERLTTVEAKSIIFKRDGFKGLKTEKIHSFAATIILESWFSQNFF